A portion of the Edaphobacter lichenicola genome contains these proteins:
- a CDS encoding cobyrinate a,c-diamide synthase yields the protein MRGLLVSGTASGVGKTTVALAIMAGLRRRGLVVQPFKCGPDFLDTGHHTRICGRVARNVDTWMLSGEANKSVLQNAARGADALVAEGMMGLFDGKSGEAEAGSTAEIAKLLKLPVVLVVDAAKTARSIAAVMLGFEMFDPKLRIAGVILNRVASESHYAMLRAAIESSCKTRILGWLPREPAIAIPERHLGLRSATEAPQNSEDSAIDALAALAEKHFDLNALIGLECGLEIDEVWHAPINRLIVADRVRIGVPCDHAFSFYYEDNLDLLREQRAEIVRFSPMHDVALPPNLDGLYLGGGYPELYAQQLSGNRQMIKDIQVFVDSGRPVYAECGGMLYLAENLTTADGSNYAMAGVLPLTMQMTEKLVQFGYVTAEFIEDCLLGRAGTIVRGHSFHYSRIIFTGEVATNYRVQYSMSGKKEFEGFRHKNVFASYIHLHFRSDAGLAENFVAAIRHARTAQAVTA from the coding sequence GTGAGAGGGCTGCTGGTATCGGGCACCGCAAGCGGCGTGGGAAAGACAACGGTCGCGCTGGCAATTATGGCTGGACTGCGGAGACGCGGGCTTGTCGTGCAGCCGTTCAAATGCGGACCCGATTTTCTTGACACAGGCCATCACACTCGGATCTGCGGTCGGGTGGCTCGGAACGTCGATACATGGATGCTGAGTGGCGAGGCGAACAAGAGCGTGCTGCAGAACGCTGCGCGGGGAGCGGATGCGCTAGTTGCAGAAGGCATGATGGGGCTTTTCGATGGAAAGAGCGGAGAGGCGGAAGCGGGCAGCACGGCAGAGATTGCGAAGCTGCTGAAGCTGCCGGTGGTGCTCGTTGTAGATGCTGCGAAGACAGCGCGAAGTATCGCAGCGGTGATGCTGGGTTTTGAGATGTTCGATCCTAAGTTGAGGATTGCTGGAGTAATTCTGAATCGCGTTGCAAGTGAATCGCACTATGCGATGCTGCGCGCGGCGATTGAGTCGTCGTGTAAAACGAGGATTCTAGGCTGGCTGCCTCGAGAGCCGGCAATCGCAATACCGGAACGACACCTCGGGCTACGAAGTGCTACCGAAGCTCCGCAGAACAGCGAAGATAGTGCAATCGACGCACTTGCTGCATTGGCAGAAAAGCACTTTGATCTTAATGCGTTGATCGGTTTGGAATGCGGCCTCGAGATAGATGAGGTTTGGCATGCACCGATCAACAGATTGATAGTTGCCGATAGGGTGAGAATTGGGGTGCCATGCGATCACGCATTCTCGTTCTATTATGAAGACAATCTCGATCTACTTCGGGAGCAGCGAGCCGAGATCGTCCGCTTCAGTCCGATGCACGATGTTGCGCTGCCACCGAATCTCGATGGCCTTTATCTCGGAGGTGGCTATCCGGAGTTATATGCGCAGCAGCTAAGCGGCAATCGGCAGATGATCAAGGACATACAAGTATTTGTCGACTCAGGCAGACCGGTGTACGCGGAATGCGGCGGGATGCTTTATCTCGCTGAAAATTTGACAACGGCTGACGGCTCGAACTACGCAATGGCCGGCGTACTACCGCTCACGATGCAAATGACCGAGAAGCTTGTGCAGTTTGGATATGTCACCGCGGAGTTTATTGAGGACTGCCTGCTTGGACGTGCGGGGACAATTGTTCGTGGACATAGCTTCCATTACTCGCGCATCATTTTCACCGGTGAAGTTGCAACTAATTACCGAGTGCAATACTCCATGTCCGGCAAAAAAGAATTTGAAGGATTTCGACATAAGAACGTGTTCGCGAGCTACATCCATTTGCACTTTCGATCAGACGCCGGGCTGGCAGAGAACTTCGTCGCGGCGATTCGGCATGCGCGAACAGCCCAGGCGGTGACCGCATGA
- the cobT gene encoding nicotinate-nucleotide--dimethylbenzimidazole phosphoribosyltransferase produces MSASNQLILSHVRSAIAPTSEQWLARARAHLDVLTKPLGSLGVLEDLAAQMVSIRQDDFAGPLQKSVYVFAADHGVTAEGVSAYPSEVTRQMVLNFLAHGAAINVLAKLHHVELNVIDVGVDADFHGIDGLLNHKIRKGTRNMLREPAMDDEELAQALEIGIKLAAGAKAKGQNLVAVGEMGIGNTSAASAITSVLAQTPVVHVSGRGTGLDSAAYAHKLRVIEAIVHKHFPAGTTPEPLDVLRRVGGLEIAAMTGFILGAARYGIAIIADGFISTAAAAIAFSVEPRVRGYLFAGHQSEEPGHRVLLEYLDLKPILSLSMRLGEGTGAVLAMPIIESAMALYNQMATFASAGVSEATA; encoded by the coding sequence ATGAGCGCGTCGAATCAACTGATTCTCTCGCACGTGAGGTCGGCGATCGCGCCGACCAGCGAGCAGTGGCTTGCACGCGCACGCGCGCATCTGGATGTGCTGACAAAGCCGTTAGGCAGCCTCGGCGTGCTCGAGGATCTCGCCGCGCAGATGGTGTCGATTCGACAGGATGATTTCGCCGGCCCTCTGCAGAAATCCGTTTACGTATTTGCAGCGGACCACGGAGTAACAGCCGAAGGCGTCAGTGCGTACCCGAGTGAGGTGACGAGACAGATGGTGCTCAACTTTCTCGCACACGGCGCTGCAATCAATGTATTGGCGAAGCTGCATCACGTCGAGCTAAACGTTATCGATGTCGGCGTTGATGCAGACTTTCACGGCATCGACGGACTTCTGAACCACAAGATACGCAAAGGGACGCGCAATATGCTACGCGAACCAGCGATGGACGATGAGGAGTTGGCACAGGCTCTCGAGATAGGGATTAAGTTGGCGGCAGGCGCGAAGGCGAAAGGGCAAAACCTGGTGGCCGTTGGCGAGATGGGCATTGGAAACACCTCGGCAGCAAGCGCCATCACTTCAGTTTTGGCCCAGACACCTGTCGTACATGTCTCTGGCAGAGGAACTGGTTTAGATTCGGCTGCTTATGCGCACAAGTTGAGAGTAATAGAAGCTATCGTTCATAAACACTTTCCAGCAGGCACAACGCCTGAGCCACTAGACGTATTGCGTCGTGTCGGAGGCCTAGAGATTGCCGCCATGACAGGTTTCATACTGGGCGCAGCCAGATATGGGATAGCCATAATTGCAGACGGATTTATCTCGACGGCAGCGGCAGCGATTGCGTTTTCAGTTGAGCCACGTGTACGAGGTTATCTGTTTGCCGGACATCAATCCGAGGAGCCAGGTCACCGCGTGCTGCTCGAGTACCTCGACCTGAAACCGATTCTTTCTTTGAGCATGCGGCTTGGTGAAGGAACCGGGGCGGTTCTGGCAATGCCAATCATCGAGTCCGCAATGGCTCTCTACAATCAGATGGCGACCTTTGCTTCTGCTGGCGTCAGCGAGGCGACGGCGTGA
- the hemG gene encoding protoporphyrinogen oxidase, whose translation MKRVAIVGGGVAGLAAAYELARLARDGAEVQGVLFEASTRLGGIVETVREGGFVIECGPDAWVTEKPWARTLAEELGLGAEVMPSNDATRKTYVLVDKKLQAMPDGMRMMVPANLEALDGSELFSAGAKQAYRDEVRLAADLKTAAPEEDESVADFVERHFGEEVLEKIGAPLLSGVFGGDVARLSVRAVMAPFVAMEREHGSLIAAVQARATSSKPSPVFTTLRSGMGTLVDRMIAAVPESWIRMAAEVRFVSYGEEGWLVGTARGVERFDALMMAAPVDVARLLLEPVDAEIAPMLEMDASSAVVVGFGFPDAARLALPQGFGFLVPPGSDNLLMACTFVDQKFEDRVPQGGRLVRAFFGGKAAERLIRCGNDETAAVARLELAQILGPLPKPQVTVVRRWPRSLPQYEVGHLERMKALDERVKKLKGLTLLGNGYRGVGVPDLVRDARAAAQQIVGRG comes from the coding sequence ATGAAGCGGGTTGCAATTGTGGGTGGCGGGGTAGCGGGATTGGCGGCGGCATATGAGCTTGCGCGGCTCGCTCGCGATGGTGCTGAGGTGCAGGGTGTTCTGTTTGAAGCTTCGACGCGGCTGGGGGGGATCGTCGAGACAGTGCGTGAGGGTGGCTTTGTTATCGAGTGCGGCCCCGACGCGTGGGTGACCGAGAAGCCATGGGCACGTACGTTGGCGGAGGAGCTTGGGCTTGGCGCTGAGGTAATGCCCTCGAACGACGCTACGCGAAAGACGTATGTGCTGGTCGATAAGAAGCTCCAGGCTATGCCGGACGGTATGCGAATGATGGTGCCGGCCAATCTGGAGGCGCTGGATGGGTCGGAGTTGTTTAGCGCGGGAGCCAAGCAAGCCTATCGTGATGAAGTTAGACTGGCTGCGGATCTGAAGACGGCTGCTCCTGAAGAGGATGAGAGCGTTGCAGATTTTGTCGAGCGTCACTTCGGCGAAGAGGTTCTGGAGAAGATCGGGGCTCCGCTGCTGAGTGGTGTATTCGGCGGCGACGTCGCAAGGCTAAGCGTGCGCGCGGTGATGGCTCCATTTGTCGCGATGGAGCGTGAGCATGGGAGTTTAATTGCTGCGGTACAGGCGCGAGCTACCTCTTCGAAGCCGAGCCCGGTGTTTACGACGCTGCGAAGTGGCATGGGGACGTTGGTGGACCGCATGATCGCAGCAGTTCCAGAGAGCTGGATTCGGATGGCTGCGGAGGTGAGGTTCGTCTCCTATGGCGAGGAGGGCTGGCTGGTGGGGACGGCCCGCGGTGTCGAGCGTTTCGATGCGTTGATGATGGCGGCACCGGTCGATGTGGCTCGCTTACTGCTGGAGCCGGTGGATGCTGAGATCGCGCCTATGTTGGAGATGGACGCGAGTTCGGCGGTGGTGGTGGGATTTGGATTTCCAGATGCTGCGAGGCTGGCTCTGCCGCAAGGATTCGGGTTTCTGGTGCCGCCGGGCTCGGACAATCTGCTGATGGCATGCACGTTCGTCGATCAGAAGTTCGAGGACCGGGTACCACAGGGAGGGCGGCTGGTAAGGGCGTTCTTCGGGGGAAAGGCAGCGGAACGCCTGATACGTTGCGGAAATGATGAGACGGCTGCGGTAGCTCGACTTGAGCTGGCGCAGATTCTGGGACCACTGCCAAAGCCGCAGGTGACCGTCGTGCGACGCTGGCCGCGCAGTTTGCCGCAGTATGAGGTAGGTCATCTGGAGCGAATGAAGGCGCTCGACGAGCGAGTGAAAAAGCTGAAAGGACTGACACTGCTCGGCAATGGATATCGTGGCGTGGGCGTGCCGGACCTTGTGCGAGATGCGCGTGCTGCGGCACAGCAGATCGTGGGCCGGGGTTAG
- the cobU gene encoding bifunctional adenosylcobinamide kinase/adenosylcobinamide-phosphate guanylyltransferase produces the protein MQETRQGSVTLVLGGVRSGKSRYAQQLAEQSQRVTFVATAKISDDEMQKKIERHREERPAEWTTVEEPLELARVLAHHQLNCDVMVVDCLTIFAANLLEEEGEDGDAIERRVEALCESLRTAWCSVVLVSNEVGSGVVPAYPLGRRYRDLLGEINQRVARVADDVVLMVAGLPLALKGHLEVTL, from the coding sequence ATGCAGGAGACGCGCCAGGGTTCCGTGACACTCGTACTTGGTGGTGTTCGTAGCGGTAAGAGCCGTTATGCGCAGCAGCTTGCCGAGCAATCGCAACGCGTGACGTTTGTGGCAACGGCAAAGATCTCGGACGACGAGATGCAGAAGAAGATCGAACGTCACCGCGAGGAGCGGCCTGCCGAGTGGACCACTGTCGAAGAGCCGCTGGAACTGGCTCGCGTGCTGGCGCATCATCAGCTTAACTGCGATGTGATGGTAGTGGACTGTCTGACGATCTTTGCGGCAAACCTTCTCGAAGAAGAGGGTGAAGACGGCGATGCGATTGAACGCCGGGTCGAGGCGTTGTGCGAGTCGCTCCGGACTGCTTGGTGCTCTGTCGTGCTTGTGTCGAATGAGGTAGGGAGTGGCGTGGTTCCAGCTTATCCGCTGGGGAGGAGATATCGCGATCTGCTGGGCGAGATCAACCAACGTGTTGCAAGGGTCGCGGATGACGTGGTGTTGATGGTGGCAGGATTGCCACTGGCATTGAAGGGGCATCTTGAGGTGACGTTGTGA